From Streptosporangium album, the proteins below share one genomic window:
- a CDS encoding MurR/RpiR family transcriptional regulator, with the protein MAEGSRTVLIRIRAAMPTLRPSERRIAELVIDDPAGAANLSIAELAARCETSTTSVVRFYQRMGYAHFKDFRIDLAREVAREELTKSNLPEVSGDIDRHDSLEEIVSKVAMNETLSIADTARALDTEALGRAVELVLSARRIDSFGVGASALVGLDFQQKLSRIGRTAINWHDSHSAWTSAATLDDTCVAVAVSHTGATVDTVEFLAIARKSGAATVAITNFRESPLAATADVTLTTAARETQFRSGALGSRIAQLMVVDCLFTGVAQASYDESMAALRDTYAVVHDRIVHKRA; encoded by the coding sequence ATGGCTGAAGGCTCCCGCACCGTGCTGATACGCATACGAGCGGCCATGCCCACCCTGCGGCCGTCGGAGAGACGCATCGCGGAACTGGTCATCGACGACCCGGCGGGCGCCGCCAACCTCTCGATCGCCGAGCTCGCGGCCCGCTGCGAAACCTCGACCACCTCCGTGGTCCGCTTCTACCAGCGCATGGGCTACGCCCACTTCAAGGACTTCAGGATCGACCTGGCCAGAGAGGTGGCGCGGGAGGAGCTCACGAAGTCGAATCTCCCCGAGGTGTCCGGCGACATCGACCGCCACGACAGCCTGGAAGAGATCGTGTCCAAGGTGGCGATGAACGAGACGCTCTCCATCGCGGACACGGCACGCGCGCTGGACACGGAGGCCCTCGGCCGGGCCGTGGAGCTGGTGCTGTCGGCCCGCCGTATCGACAGCTTCGGAGTGGGCGCGAGCGCCCTCGTCGGGCTCGACTTCCAGCAGAAGCTGTCACGCATCGGCCGTACCGCGATCAACTGGCACGACTCGCACTCGGCCTGGACCTCCGCGGCCACACTCGACGACACATGCGTGGCCGTCGCCGTCTCGCACACGGGCGCGACCGTCGACACGGTCGAGTTCCTGGCGATCGCCCGCAAGTCCGGCGCCGCGACGGTCGCCATCACGAACTTCCGCGAGTCGCCGCTCGCGGCCACGGCCGACGTGACCCTCACGACGGCGGCGCGGGAGACCCAGTTCCGCTCGGGCGCGCTCGGCAGTCGCATCGCCCAGCTCATGGTCGTCGACTGCCTGTTCACGGGCGTGGCCCAGGCCTCCTACGACGAGTCGATGGCGGCGCTGCGCGACACCTACGCGGTCGTGCACGACCGCATCGTCCACAAGCGGGCCTGA